TATTTTGATTTTAGATGAAGCTACTTCTGCCCTAGATTCTGAATCCGAACAACTTGTACAAGAAGCTCTTTATAAATTGATGGAAGGACGAACTACACTTGTAATTGCACACCGTTTGAGTACCATTCAACATGCTGATAAAATTGTAGTGATTAATGATGGAAAGGTAATTGAAACAGGAACACATCAAAATCTAATAGAAAAACAAGGGGCATATTCTAAATTGGTAGAAATGCAGATGATGTAGTATTTGTATTTTCTATCTTAAAGAATAAACAAAAAGTGTATCGTTTTCAATTTTAAAAATAGTCTGACAAAACGAAATACTATTTTGATTTTTGGGTAGAATTGTACACGCATCATAAGGCATTCCAAACATCATTGGTTCAAGGCTAGTTTCAAGTGTATCTATACTTTTATCTTGATGCACTTGAATAGTAAAATATTCTGTTCTAGAAGGTGCTGGCATTAAATTGTATTCTCTTCTATATTCATTCAATTTTTTATCTTCTTTGGGTGCTGTCAAAAATAAAATCATTGAATTTTTGTAAGGAATAAAACCAAGTAAATGATGACTTAGATTATCATAAAAAAATACTTCTTCAGCTTTTTCATAGATTTTCATCATTTCTTCGTGTGAATTTCTGTACGCTTGACTAACCAAAGAATCAAAATTATCATTTGAAGTAAGCATTTTAGGGTTTTCAATTCTCATAATAGAAGAATAACAACCCATGTGACAATCCATTCCAATTATCCAGTATGAATCCTCCAAATAATAAATAGCTTGAGGATTATCCATAATTGTATAATAAAAAATGCCTGTTTTCTTGTCTTCGAAAATGACTAAAGAAGTACCATAGTCATAAGGAATTACTCTTATTTTATAATTTTCATCTTCTCCTTTTAATGGTTTATCATTTGAATTAAATGTAAAATAAGTCTGAAAATAATTTTCAGTTTTGGCAGTATCTACCAATTTATTATCCTTGATTTGAGCAAAATAGATTCTATCTCTTGTTACTAATTCAAAACAAAATTCTTTCTCATCATAACCCTTAAAATTTTCTATTTTTCGATGCTGAATAGTTATTTTTGGCTTTTTGAGTTTATTTTCTGTATTCTGACACGAAATCAAACCAAGAAATAAAATACTCAAATAGACACAAAAAAGTAATTTCATAGGTTTTGAAAGAATTAAATTATCAAAATTAAAAAATGAGTTCAAAGTATTATTTTATCTTTGTAAAAAACTAAAAATCAAAGGTAATTAACTGATTACTGGTAACTGATAAAACTGATAACTGAAAATATGAATTTTATAGACACGCACGCCCATTTGTACGACAAAAAATTTAAACCTGACTGGAATGAGTTAGTAGATAGACTCAATGATACAGGAATAGAACGAGTTTACTTACCAAATATTGACCACGCTTCCATCGAACCCATGTTTGAAATTGAAGCAAAAGACAAAGAGCGTTTTATTCCTATGATGGGTTTGCACCCTTGTTCGGTCAAGAAAGATTTTGAAAAGGAATTATATATTGTGGAAGAATGGCTAAACAAGCGCAAATTTTCAGCTGTTGGAGAAATTGGACTAGATTTATATTGGGATAAATCCTTTTTCGAACAGCAAAAAGAAGCCTTTGAAATTCAGATAAATTGGGCTAAAAAATTCAATATTCCGATTGCCATTCATACACGAGAATCAACTGACGAAGCATTAGATATTTTAGAAAATCTCAAAGATGATAACTTAAAAGGTGTCTTTCATTGTTTTGGTGGAACTTTAGAACAGGCTGAAAGAATACAAAAACTGGATTTTTTGATGGGAATTGGTGGAGTAGTTACTTACAAAAATGGAGGTTTAGATAAAGTTTTGCCAAGCGTAGATTTGAAATATTTGATTTTGGAAACTGATGCGCCTTATCTTTCACCTGTTCCACACAGAGGAAAACGAAATGAAAGCAGTTACATTCCAATTATTGCTAAGCAAATTGCTGAAATAAAAGGACTTACAATAAAAGAAGTAGCTGAAAAAACTACTCAAAATGCTAAGAAATTATTTGGGAATTAGGAAATGAAAAGGCTAGGAATTGGGACATGAAAAATTGGAATTAGAAAATAAAAATTAAATTTACAACGTACTAGTAATTGAAATTAACTGATTACTAGTAACTAATTACTGGTAACTGAAATGCTTTTAGACCAATACAACATCATAAAATTACGTACAGCTGCCGATGAGGATTGCAAAACGTCAATTTTGGTAATTTATACAGGAGGAACAATCGGAATGGATTACGATGAAAATGGTAGTCTTGTCCCTTTTGATTTTGAAATTTTATTGGAAAAAGTTCCTGAACTGACTCGTTTTAAGTTTTGGCTGACGATGCTTGTTCCTTTCGAACCTATGGACTCGTCAAATATGGGAACAGAACATTGGCTCAGTATGAGTTGGTTAATTGAAGAATTATATGATGAGTTTGACGGCTTTGTGATTTTGCATGGAACAGATACGATGTCTTATTCAGCTTCTGCAATGAGCTTTTTACTTCAAAATTTAGCTAAACCTGTAATTCTGACTGGCGCACAAATTCCGATAAGCGCACACCGAACTGATGCAAGAGAAAATTTAATTGGAGCTTTAGAAATTGCTTCTATGCAAGAAAATAAAAAACAGATTACCATTACAGAAGATGGAAGTGAAATAATTAAGGAACAAAATGTAGCTCTAGTTCCAGAAGTATGTGTCTATTTTGATAATCTGCTCTTGAGAGGAAATCGTTCTAAAAAAGTTCAGAGTCTAAACTTCACAGCCTTCGAATCTCAAAATTATCCTCATCTTGCTGAAGCAGGAATTTTTATTAATTATTCTAAAAGCTATATTCTTCCTGTTCCGACAAGAAAGTTAGATTTTAAAAGTGCAATGGATAATAATGTGGTACTTTGGAAAATCCATCCTAGTATGAATCCGAAATATTATCTTCCAATGCTAGAAAATGAAAATCTAAAAGGCTTAGTTTTGGAGTCATTTGGTTCTGGAAACATTCCAACTGAAAAATGGATTATCGATATTTTAGAAAAAATTATTAATCGTGGAGTAGTCGTTGTAAATGTTTCTCAATGTGCTGGTGGTTATGTTTTGCAAGGACATTATGAAACAAGTCACGCCCTTACACAAATAGGCGTAATTAGTGGAAATGACTTGACTTCAGAAGCTGCACTTACAAAACTTATGTATCTCTTTGGAAATTATGACCACCAAAAAGAGAAGGAAAGAATAATTGAATTGCTACAAACTCCTCTTTGTGGAGAAATGACTTTGTTTTGATAAAAAATAATACTTTTTCACTCTAAAGAGTGAGCTACATAAATGACATAAAAAAAATGCTTGAAATTTCTAATTAGAAATTTCAAGCATTTTTTATTTATCTATAAGTAATGAAGCTAATGGTTTTACCTTCATAATTCACCATTCATAATTTCACTTTCTTATCCACCAAAGTCATCAAACATGATGTGTTCTTGTGGAACGCCATAATCATCTAACATTTTCAAAACGGCTGCATTCATCATTGGAGGTCCACAGAAATAAAATTCAATTTCTTCTGGATCTTCATGTTTAGAAAGATAATTATCTATCAAAGATTGATGAACAAAACCTACTTTACCATCCCAATTATCTTCTGGTAATGGTTCTGAAAGTACAATATTAAATGTAAAATTCGGAAATTCTTTTTCGATAGCTCTAAATTCATCTACATAGAAAAGCTCTCTTTTCGAACGTCCACCATACCAAAACGAAACCTTACGGTCAGATTTAAGAGTATGGAATAAGTGGAAAATATGAGAACGCAATGGAGCCATACCAGCACCACCACCGATATAAATCATTTCTTTGTTTGTATCCTTAATAAAGAATTCACCATAAGGTCCTGAGATATTTACTTTATCTCCTTCTTTACAATTAAATACATACGAAGAACATTTACCTGGATTTACATCCATCCATTTGTTATTTGCTCTATCCCAAGGTGGAGTAGCAATACGAATGTTAAGCATGACAATATTTCCCTCTGCTGGGTGATTTGCCATAGAATAAGCTCTAAATTCTAGCTCATCATTAACCATTTTCAAATCCCAAAGACCAAATTTGTTCCATTCGTCTCTAAATTTATCTTTTCCACCTGGATCATTTGGAAGTGGACTAATATCTATGTTTTTGAAATCTACTGTAATTGGAGGAACATCAATCTGAATATATCCACCTGACTCAAAGTGTAAACTCTCCCCTGGAGGTAACTCTACTACAAATTCTTTGATAAAAGAAGCTACATTGTAGTTAGATTTGACAGTACATTCCCATTTTTTGATTCCAAAAATCTCTTCTGGAATACGGATTTGCATGTCTTTCTTTACCTTCACTTGACAAGCCAAACGAACATTTTCTTTTTGTTCAGAGCGACTCAAATGTCCGACTTCGGTAGGCAAAACATCGCCACCACCGTCATCTACGATACATTTACACATGGCACACGTACCACCACCACCACAGGCAGAAGGTAAAAATATTTTGTTATCGCCAAGTGTAGAAAGGAGTGTTGAGCCAGCAGCAACAACAATCGGATCGCCATCATTACCATTCACAGTAATTTTTACATCTCCACTTTGTACTAATTGTGCCTTTGCAACAAGAAGCAATCCTACAAGAAGAAGTGTAACAACTCCGAAAACGGCAAGTCCTGCAAGAATTACAGTTAAATTAATCATGTATTCTGTTTTTTTAGGTCTATTTTTGCGTTTGAATAAATTACTTAATAAGGATTCGTTTATTGAATAATATAGCTACAAATATACGTTCAAAAATTATCAAATACCAATAGCAATTCATCAAAAAACACGTTTTATTTTAAAATTTTGCTATTTTTCTTAAAATATAAATTAAAACAAGATGTAAAAAGAAGTTTGAAACAAGAAATTTTTGTTGGTCTTTTATCTGTAACTTTGTGATTCAGAATAAGAAAGACATGTAGTAGAAAATTGTTTAAAAAAATTATAACTCATTCAAAAAAAAATTATGAATTCAATACCTTTAATAGAATCAGATAAAATAAATCTTCTTATTGACGGTTTAGCAGATAAAGGATGGGCAACTGTTGATGATTTTTTGCCTTTAGAAATTGCAAATTCTCTTCGAAAAGAATTAAATGATGAATATGAAAAAGGCGAATTTGACCCAGCAGGAATAGGTAGACGAGGTGTAGATTGGCAATTACGCCCAGAAATACGAAGTGATTATGTAAAATGGCTTCAACCCAATGACTTGACAGAATTTCAACAACTTTACTGGACTCAAATAGATAATTTCAAACAGACTCTCAATCAAGAGCTATATTTATCTTTAAATAACTTTGAGGGACATTTTGCTATCTATCCTCCAAAAAGTTTTTATAAAAAGCACTTAGACAACCATCAAACAGCTCAAAGACGTTTTATTTCTTGCATTCTTTATTTTAATCAAGACTGGAAAGAAGAAGATGGAGGAAAACTTAGAATCTATGATAAAGATGCTAAAAACAAAGTTGAAACTGATATTTTACCTATCTTTAATCGTTTTGTCTGTATGCGAAGTGAAATGATTTGGCATGAAGTTCTGCCAAGTGAAAAACGAAACAGGATGAGCATAACAGGCTGGCTCAGAAGAGAAATATAAAATTAGCTCAATATTAAACATTATCACGGTTATTTACAGGTCTAATAATTAGCAAGTTATAGACAAGCAAAACAGTCTTATTTTTCCGTAGCGACAGGTTTGCAAACCTGTCGCTACGGAAAAATGAACATTACTAAATTAACCGTGATAACCTTTATTAAGCTAATTTTATTTTTTGAGATTCAAAATACCTGTTGGTGTAGGAGCTTGGGAACGAATTTTTTCTTGTAACTTCAAAATTCCTCCAATAAGAGCTTCTGGGCGTGGAGGACAGCCAGCTACATACACATCAACAGGAATTATTCTGTCTACTCCTTTTACCACATGATAGCCATGTTCCCAATAAGGTCCTCCACAATTGGCACAACTTCCCATCGAAATTACATAACGAGGTTCTGCCATTTGTTCATAAAGGCGTTTTATTCTATCAGCCATTTTGAAAGTTACTGTTCCTGCCACAATCATAACATCAGACTGACGAGGAGAGGCACGAGGAAAAACACCAAAACGATCTAAATCGTAGTGAGGAGCATAAGTTCCCATCATTTCGATAGCACAACATGCCAAACCAAAAGTCATAGGCCAAAGAGATGATAACCTAGCCCACTGTATAAGATTTTCTAAAGAAGTAACCACCAAACCTCCTTGTCCTGTTTTTTCGGATTGTGTGAGTTTGGTGGTAGTTGGAATATTCATTTTTTATATAAATACGTTTTGTAAACTAAATTACACAGTAGTTTTTTTGCAGCTTGAACGCTATTTTACTAAAAATTATAGCTACTGTTGAGTTGATTTTGA
This is a stretch of genomic DNA from Bernardetia sp. MNP-M8. It encodes these proteins:
- a CDS encoding asparaginase, yielding MLLDQYNIIKLRTAADEDCKTSILVIYTGGTIGMDYDENGSLVPFDFEILLEKVPELTRFKFWLTMLVPFEPMDSSNMGTEHWLSMSWLIEELYDEFDGFVILHGTDTMSYSASAMSFLLQNLAKPVILTGAQIPISAHRTDARENLIGALEIASMQENKKQITITEDGSEIIKEQNVALVPEVCVYFDNLLLRGNRSKKVQSLNFTAFESQNYPHLAEAGIFINYSKSYILPVPTRKLDFKSAMDNNVVLWKIHPSMNPKYYLPMLENENLKGLVLESFGSGNIPTEKWIIDILEKIINRGVVVVNVSQCAGGYVLQGHYETSHALTQIGVISGNDLTSEAALTKLMYLFGNYDHQKEKERIIELLQTPLCGEMTLF
- a CDS encoding 2OG-Fe(II) oxygenase, with translation MNSIPLIESDKINLLIDGLADKGWATVDDFLPLEIANSLRKELNDEYEKGEFDPAGIGRRGVDWQLRPEIRSDYVKWLQPNDLTEFQQLYWTQIDNFKQTLNQELYLSLNNFEGHFAIYPPKSFYKKHLDNHQTAQRRFISCILYFNQDWKEEDGGKLRIYDKDAKNKVETDILPIFNRFVCMRSEMIWHEVLPSEKRNRMSITGWLRREI
- the nqrF gene encoding NADH:ubiquinone reductase (Na(+)-transporting) subunit F, producing the protein MINLTVILAGLAVFGVVTLLLVGLLLVAKAQLVQSGDVKITVNGNDGDPIVVAAGSTLLSTLGDNKIFLPSACGGGGTCAMCKCIVDDGGGDVLPTEVGHLSRSEQKENVRLACQVKVKKDMQIRIPEEIFGIKKWECTVKSNYNVASFIKEFVVELPPGESLHFESGGYIQIDVPPITVDFKNIDISPLPNDPGGKDKFRDEWNKFGLWDLKMVNDELEFRAYSMANHPAEGNIVMLNIRIATPPWDRANNKWMDVNPGKCSSYVFNCKEGDKVNISGPYGEFFIKDTNKEMIYIGGGAGMAPLRSHIFHLFHTLKSDRKVSFWYGGRSKRELFYVDEFRAIEKEFPNFTFNIVLSEPLPEDNWDGKVGFVHQSLIDNYLSKHEDPEEIEFYFCGPPMMNAAVLKMLDDYGVPQEHIMFDDFGG
- a CDS encoding TatD family hydrolase; its protein translation is MNFIDTHAHLYDKKFKPDWNELVDRLNDTGIERVYLPNIDHASIEPMFEIEAKDKERFIPMMGLHPCSVKKDFEKELYIVEEWLNKRKFSAVGEIGLDLYWDKSFFEQQKEAFEIQINWAKKFNIPIAIHTRESTDEALDILENLKDDNLKGVFHCFGGTLEQAERIQKLDFLMGIGGVVTYKNGGLDKVLPSVDLKYLILETDAPYLSPVPHRGKRNESSYIPIIAKQIAEIKGLTIKEVAEKTTQNAKKLFGN
- a CDS encoding NADH-quinone oxidoreductase subunit B family protein, with amino-acid sequence MNIPTTTKLTQSEKTGQGGLVVTSLENLIQWARLSSLWPMTFGLACCAIEMMGTYAPHYDLDRFGVFPRASPRQSDVMIVAGTVTFKMADRIKRLYEQMAEPRYVISMGSCANCGGPYWEHGYHVVKGVDRIIPVDVYVAGCPPRPEALIGGILKLQEKIRSQAPTPTGILNLKK